The Thermovirga sp. DNA window CCAGGCAGAGTGGACCCTCCCATTCCCTCCAGATTCTCCGGACCAATTCCAGGGGGATGATTCCCCTGTCAAGGCCCGGACCGACCACGACCGCCGAGAATCTCCCACTCCACAGGCTCAGAATGCGATCCCAGGCCTCCGGTGCTATGACCCCATCTTTTTTTTCGACCTCCAGGGGAATAACTTCCGGGTGGAGAGAGAACATTGGCAGCGAATCGATCGGTACAGCAGCGAGGACGCCGCCCGAACCGCCCAGTAGCGCTCCCAGGGCCGAAAGGACTGGCGCTCCTCGGTACCTCTCGCTCCCACCTATTATAAGGACGACGCCCCTGTCGCCCTTGTGTACGAAGGGCGACAGGGGCGGTAAATATCCCGAAACCAGTGATGGTTCCAACAGCTCAACCCTTTGCCCCCCCGGGAGCAGGAGCCCGGTCTCCAGGCCCAGATCCACCGTTACCAGGTCTCCCCGGTATGCCCTTCCCGGCATTACTTCATGACCGATCTTTCTGGCGAGTATTGCGACTGTAAGATCCGCCTTCAAGGCCTCGCCCTCTATCTCGCCCGTCGAGGGGTCGACTCCACTAGGAATATCGATAGCGGTGACAGGGACGATTCCGCCGGCGGCTCTGATGATCCTCTCTATTTCGCCCCTGGGAGCGCCTTTGGAACCCGTTCCCAAGAGGCCATCGATCAACAGGTCCTGTTCGGCGACCAGTTTTGTGAGCTCCCCGTCCGTTTTGCCCTCGGAGGATAGGAGTGGACAGCCGATCTTCCGAAGAATCTCAAGGTTGGTCGCTGCCTCGCGGGCCATCTTGCCTTCCGAAACGGCAAGGAGAATCGAAACAACGAACCCTTCTTTAAGAAGATACCTGGCGGCAACCAGCCCGTCACCGCCGTTGTTCCCTCCACCGCAAGCAATCAATATCCGTGAAATGGAGGGGAACTTCCATTTAACGGCGTCGGCCACGCCCCTACCGGCGTTTTCCATGAGAATGACAGGGGGAATCCCAAGTTGATCCGCAACCTTCCAGTCAGCCTGTCTTATATCCTCGGCATCGTAGAGAAACAAGATAGCTCACCCCTCAAGTACAACCACCGCCACGGCGTAATCTCCCTCATGGGTCACGCTGACATGGACGCTACGGACGCCCAGGGATTGCATCAGTGATTCGGCGTTGCCCT harbors:
- a CDS encoding NAD(P)H-hydrate dehydratase; translated protein: MFLYDAEDIRQADWKVADQLGIPPVILMENAGRGVADAVKWKFPSISRILIACGGGNNGGDGLVAARYLLKEGFVVSILLAVSEGKMAREAATNLEILRKIGCPLLSSEGKTDGELTKLVAEQDLLIDGLLGTGSKGAPRGEIERIIRAAGGIVPVTAIDIPSGVDPSTGEIEGEALKADLTVAILARKIGHEVMPGRAYRGDLVTVDLGLETGLLLPGGQRVELLEPSLVSGYLPPLSPFVHKGDRGVVLIIGGSERYRGAPVLSALGALLGGSGGVLAAVPIDSLPMFSLHPEVIPLEVEKKDGVIAPEAWDRILSLWSGRFSAVVVGPGLDRGIIPLELVRRIWREWEGPLCLDGDALHSLVRCDDFEPRSADTVITPHEGEAGALLSMERARVGRYRLKSALTLSSRFGVTLLKGPCSLISDGKRTRVNPHIVPGLSVPGSGDVLSGLVGAFLARGLSAFDAAAAAAFVHGSAGELLQNEKGPHGITASEIALALPSAMARLPVAYRKVEP